From Desmospora profundinema, a single genomic window includes:
- the pnpS gene encoding two-component system histidine kinase PnpS, translating to MKSLRNRLTVVFIILIGLSVLGTGIFVALLLKASYLESLTDRLSKEGELLAGSLNWRAAETEPEVFQNRAEAYSTALDAHITLIRADGTVVGDSERPPEEWGNLSDVPEVARSLRDQTENGYNRVTTDDRLFVYIPVKPVGEAGVQGVVRIALDLDTVNRSLDHVWASLTAGLLIAYLAAIVISSQIASRITKPLEEITQVAVDIARNKFHRRIPVRKRDEIGRLAAAINRMAAGLRYQLETIRKSERRLTGVIETMESGLLMVDSRKKVTLANQAIHRFFDIKTSQLLRKPLPDRAVFHDLHTLIEECMQSGERVRDELHLYFPEERIIEVNLTPIWGEKDGMGVVAVLHDITAIRRLEKMRTEFVANVSHELKTPVTSLRGFAETLLDGAAEDPQMRREFLEIIHRESLRLERLIGDLLDLSKVESRKMPLQLEPIRVKELTYPAIQTVIEAMKKKGLRFRLDLEEDFEVQVDKDRFSQIVINLLSNAMSYTPSGGSVTLSAGKEKDHWWIRVSDTGIGIPEEDLPRIFERFYRVDKARSRESGGTGLGLAIVKHLVESHHGEIYVDSQAGKGTAFTLRFPL from the coding sequence ATGAAATCCCTTCGCAATCGCCTGACTGTGGTCTTTATTATCTTGATCGGACTGTCGGTGCTGGGCACCGGCATTTTTGTCGCACTGCTGTTAAAAGCTTCTTACCTGGAATCGTTGACCGATCGTTTGTCAAAGGAAGGAGAGCTGTTGGCGGGCAGTCTCAACTGGCGGGCGGCGGAGACGGAGCCGGAAGTATTTCAGAACCGTGCGGAAGCATACAGCACTGCTTTGGATGCCCATATTACACTGATCCGAGCGGATGGAACGGTTGTAGGAGATTCAGAGCGGCCGCCGGAGGAGTGGGGCAATCTGTCGGACGTTCCGGAAGTGGCCCGCTCGCTTCGCGACCAAACGGAAAACGGTTATAACCGGGTCACCACCGATGACCGCCTGTTTGTCTATATTCCGGTGAAGCCGGTGGGGGAGGCGGGAGTCCAGGGGGTGGTTCGGATCGCGCTGGATCTGGATACGGTCAATCGTTCCCTGGATCACGTATGGGCATCCCTTACCGCCGGTCTGCTGATCGCATACCTGGCAGCGATCGTCATCAGTTCCCAGATTGCTTCTCGGATCACCAAGCCGCTGGAGGAGATTACCCAGGTCGCGGTTGACATCGCCCGCAACAAATTTCACCGTCGGATCCCCGTTCGCAAACGCGATGAAATCGGGAGGTTGGCTGCCGCCATCAACCGGATGGCGGCGGGATTACGCTATCAGTTGGAAACCATCCGGAAAAGCGAGCGCCGTCTTACCGGCGTGATCGAAACGATGGAGAGCGGGTTGTTGATGGTGGATTCACGAAAAAAAGTAACCTTGGCCAACCAGGCGATTCATCGCTTTTTCGATATAAAAACATCCCAGCTTTTGCGCAAGCCGCTTCCGGACCGGGCGGTATTTCACGATCTTCACACTCTAATTGAGGAATGTATGCAGTCGGGAGAGCGGGTACGGGATGAATTGCATTTGTATTTTCCGGAGGAACGGATTATCGAAGTCAATTTGACCCCTATTTGGGGAGAGAAGGACGGGATGGGCGTGGTGGCGGTCCTTCATGACATTACAGCGATCCGTCGGCTGGAAAAGATGCGAACGGAATTTGTGGCCAATGTATCCCATGAATTGAAAACCCCTGTCACATCGTTGCGCGGGTTTGCGGAAACGTTGTTGGATGGGGCGGCGGAAGATCCACAGATGCGCCGCGAATTTTTGGAGATCATCCACCGGGAGAGCCTGCGTCTGGAACGGCTGATCGGTGACCTGTTGGACCTTTCCAAAGTGGAGTCGCGCAAGATGCCGCTCCAATTGGAGCCGATTCGTGTGAAGGAGTTAACTTATCCTGCGATCCAAACGGTGATTGAAGCGATGAAGAAGAAAGGACTCCGCTTTCGTTTGGATTTGGAAGAGGATTTTGAGGTTCAAGTGGACAAAGACCGTTTTTCCCAGATTGTGATCAACCTGTTGTCCAATGCGATGTCCTATACGCCGTCAGGCGGTTCAGTCACCTTATCCGCAGGTAAGGAAAAGGATCACTGGTGGATACGGGTATCCGATACCGGGATCGGCATCCCGGAGGAAGATCTGCCGCGTATTTTTGAACGGTTTTATCGCGTGGATAAGGCTCGTTCCCGTGAATCCGGAGGGACCGGTTTGGGGCTGGCTATCGTCAAACATTTGGTGGAGTCCCATCACGGGGAGATTTATGTGGACAGCCAAGCGGGCAAAGGAACCGCCTTCACCCTGAGATTTCCGCTGTAG
- the pstC gene encoding phosphate ABC transporter permease subunit PstC has protein sequence MSQAAVKAGSRFKKKRTWRNHVESMIPKLLFICAFVSVLTTVGIVFTLFTETAAFFQAVSFKEFFTETQWTALFSGDQQKFGILPLLSGTLLVTVGAAVVAVPIGLASAIYLSEYAPIKVRKVVKPVLEVLAGIPTIVYGFFALTFVTPLLREFIPGLGIFNALSASIVVGIMIIPMIASLSEDAMSAVPRSMRDAAYAMGSTRLEVALKVVVPAALSGIVASFVLGLSRAIGETMIVTIAAGSTPILTFDPTATIQTMTAYMVQAALGDNTYTSVSYKSIYAVGMSLFLLTLIMNMLARFISRRFKEDY, from the coding sequence ATGTCTCAGGCCGCCGTAAAAGCCGGCAGTCGCTTCAAGAAAAAGCGGACGTGGCGAAACCACGTGGAATCGATGATTCCCAAACTCTTGTTCATCTGTGCTTTTGTGTCCGTGTTGACAACTGTGGGGATTGTTTTCACTCTGTTTACGGAAACGGCTGCTTTTTTTCAAGCGGTGTCGTTCAAAGAATTTTTTACTGAGACACAATGGACAGCCCTGTTCAGCGGGGATCAGCAGAAGTTCGGTATCCTGCCGTTGTTGTCGGGTACCTTGCTCGTTACCGTGGGAGCGGCGGTGGTGGCCGTGCCCATCGGGTTGGCCAGCGCCATTTATCTGAGCGAATACGCTCCCATCAAGGTTCGTAAGGTGGTAAAGCCGGTCCTGGAAGTATTGGCCGGAATCCCCACGATTGTTTACGGTTTTTTCGCCCTTACGTTTGTCACGCCCCTGCTGCGTGAATTCATTCCGGGATTGGGCATCTTCAACGCGTTGAGCGCCAGCATTGTGGTAGGTATTATGATCATTCCTATGATTGCGTCGCTCTCGGAAGATGCCATGTCCGCTGTACCCCGCAGCATGCGTGACGCGGCTTATGCCATGGGTTCCACCCGTCTGGAGGTGGCGCTGAAAGTGGTCGTGCCCGCGGCCCTGTCCGGGATTGTGGCTTCCTTTGTACTCGGATTGTCCCGGGCCATCGGCGAGACGATGATCGTGACCATCGCGGCTGGTTCCACCCCGATCCTCACGTTTGATCCCACAGCCACGATTCAGACGATGACGGCTTACATGGTGCAGGCTGCATTGGGTGACAACACCTACACCAGTGTTTCCTATAAATCGATTTATGCCGTGGGGATGTCGTTATTCCTGTTGACACTCATCATGAATATGCTGGCCCGCTTCATTTCTCGCCGGTTTAAGGAGGATTACTGA
- the pstB gene encoding phosphate ABC transporter ATP-binding protein PstB codes for MTEQAVRSKHAIVVKDLDLYYGEKQALNKISIEVEENSVTALIGPSGCGKSTFLRTLNRMNDMIPGVRIEGEISLYGEDIYSKSIDVEMLRKEVGMVFQAPNPFPKSIYDNIAYGPRIHGIRNRKKLDEIVERSLKQAALWDEVKDRLKDRATGLSGGQQQRLCIARALAVEPEIVLMDEPTSALDPISTAKIEELVRELKEKYTIVIVTHNMQQAARISDKTAFFLNGDLVEYDNTDKLFSNPQDKRTEDYITGRFG; via the coding sequence ATGACGGAACAAGCGGTACGATCCAAACATGCGATTGTTGTGAAAGACCTGGATCTTTACTACGGGGAAAAACAGGCACTGAACAAAATCTCCATAGAAGTGGAAGAAAACTCCGTAACCGCTCTGATCGGACCTTCCGGTTGCGGTAAATCCACATTCTTACGGACACTCAATCGGATGAACGACATGATTCCGGGGGTTCGGATCGAAGGGGAAATATCTCTTTATGGCGAAGACATCTACAGCAAAAGTATCGATGTCGAAATGCTGCGCAAGGAGGTGGGCATGGTCTTTCAGGCCCCCAATCCTTTCCCAAAAAGCATTTACGATAACATCGCCTACGGTCCCCGCATCCACGGGATCAGGAATCGAAAAAAACTGGATGAGATCGTGGAACGCAGTCTGAAGCAGGCGGCGTTGTGGGATGAGGTGAAAGATCGCTTGAAAGACCGGGCCACCGGTTTGTCCGGGGGACAGCAACAGCGTCTCTGTATCGCCCGTGCGTTGGCAGTGGAGCCGGAAATCGTGTTGATGGATGAGCCCACTTCCGCGCTGGATCCCATCTCGACCGCTAAGATCGAAGAATTGGTAAGAGAGTTGAAAGAGAAATACACCATCGTCATTGTGACTCACAATATGCAGCAGGCAGCCCGCATTTCCGACAAGACGGCCTTTTTCCTAAACGGGGATCTGGTGGAATACGACAACACCGACAAACTCTTTTCCAACCCGCAGGATAAGCGGACGGAAGACTATATTACCGGTCGGTTCGGATAA
- the pstA gene encoding phosphate ABC transporter permease PstA, whose translation MDRRLQSDGRVTFRRSLNHVLHGLFLLATSVGVIVLIVLLVDVWRQGWHWISWDFFNNFASRIAENAGIKAAFWGSLWMIGVTAPLTFIIGVATAIYLEEYAKKNWLNRFIQLNISNLAGVPSIVFGILGLTLFVREWGLGRSVLAGSLTMTLLVLPIVIVASREAIASVPASLRQASFAMGATRWQTIQNVVLPYSLPGILTGTILALSRAIGETAPLIMIGAVTFVAFTPGNVLDTFTVLPIQIYSWISQPQAVFAELAAAGIIVLLAVLLTMNAVAIYLRNKFQRKDG comes from the coding sequence ATGGATCGTCGCTTGCAATCGGACGGCCGCGTGACGTTCCGTCGCAGTCTCAACCACGTACTTCATGGATTATTCCTCCTGGCAACCTCTGTCGGAGTGATTGTGTTGATTGTGCTTCTGGTGGATGTGTGGCGGCAGGGTTGGCACTGGATCAGTTGGGATTTTTTCAATAACTTCGCTTCCCGTATCGCGGAGAACGCTGGAATAAAGGCCGCCTTCTGGGGATCGCTCTGGATGATCGGAGTGACCGCTCCCCTCACGTTCATCATTGGAGTGGCAACAGCGATCTATCTGGAAGAGTATGCAAAGAAAAATTGGTTAAACCGCTTCATTCAATTGAATATCAGCAACTTGGCCGGTGTTCCCTCCATCGTGTTCGGGATATTGGGATTAACCTTGTTTGTCCGTGAATGGGGATTGGGCCGCAGCGTATTGGCTGGCTCTCTCACCATGACGCTGTTGGTGCTTCCGATCGTGATCGTGGCATCCCGGGAGGCGATCGCCAGTGTTCCGGCTTCCTTGCGACAGGCGTCATTCGCGATGGGAGCAACCCGATGGCAGACGATCCAGAATGTCGTTCTTCCTTACTCCCTGCCTGGTATCCTGACGGGAACCATTTTGGCCTTGTCCCGTGCGATCGGGGAGACGGCACCGTTGATTATGATCGGGGCGGTTACGTTTGTAGCGTTCACTCCAGGAAATGTACTGGATACCTTTACGGTGCTTCCGATTCAGATCTACAGCTGGATCAGCCAACCGCAAGCGGTGTTTGCCGAGCTGGCAGCGGCAGGTATCATCGTACTTCTGGCTGTGTTGTTAACTATGAACGCAGTGGCCATCTACTTGCGTAACAAGTTCCAACGGAAAGACGGATAA
- a CDS encoding PstS family phosphate ABC transporter substrate-binding protein — MWKNGLKVAGTIGLSLALIVGCSSNDPNQGADGAEGGLSGTITIDGSSTVYPLTQAVAEEFMKENPGVQVTVSESGTGGGFQKWALGETDINDASRLIKDEEKEEAAKNDIEPVELKVAFDGISVMVHPENDWVDEISVEDLKKIWEPDSKVKKWSDVNPDWPDKEIKLYAPGTSSGTFDYFTEAIVGEEGASRTDFTASEDDNVLVRGISGDKYSLGYFGYSYYVENKDKLKILAIDEGEGAVEPTEETINEGSYSPLSRPVFIYPSNKALEKEEVQAFIEFYLENVKDLAAEVGYVALPDEEYEEGKQAYEDAKN; from the coding sequence ATGTGGAAGAATGGCTTAAAGGTCGCAGGCACCATTGGTTTGTCTCTGGCATTGATCGTGGGTTGCTCGTCAAATGATCCCAATCAAGGGGCTGACGGCGCGGAGGGCGGCCTTTCCGGCACCATCACCATCGACGGCTCCAGCACCGTGTATCCGCTGACCCAAGCCGTGGCCGAGGAGTTTATGAAAGAAAATCCCGGCGTGCAAGTGACTGTATCCGAGTCTGGTACCGGTGGTGGGTTCCAGAAGTGGGCGTTGGGTGAGACCGATATCAACGACGCTTCCCGTTTGATCAAGGACGAAGAAAAAGAAGAAGCCGCTAAAAACGACATCGAACCGGTGGAGCTGAAAGTCGCCTTTGACGGAATTTCCGTGATGGTGCACCCGGAAAACGACTGGGTGGACGAAATCTCTGTGGAAGATCTGAAAAAGATCTGGGAACCGGACAGTAAGGTAAAAAAATGGAGCGATGTCAATCCGGACTGGCCGGATAAAGAAATCAAGCTTTACGCTCCGGGAACGTCTTCCGGCACCTTCGACTACTTTACCGAAGCCATCGTCGGTGAAGAAGGGGCGAGCCGTACCGACTTTACCGCCAGCGAAGACGACAATGTCCTGGTTCGCGGAATCTCCGGTGATAAATACAGCCTGGGTTACTTTGGTTACTCCTACTACGTGGAGAACAAGGATAAGCTGAAAATCCTGGCGATCGATGAAGGAGAAGGGGCTGTCGAACCCACCGAAGAGACGATTAACGAAGGTTCCTACAGCCCGCTCTCCCGTCCGGTTTTCATCTATCCCAGCAATAAAGCCCTGGAAAAAGAAGAAGTGCAGGCCTTCATCGAATTCTACCTGGAAAATGTAAAGGACTTGGCTGCTGAAGTGGGTTATGTGGCTCTGCCGGATGAAGAGTACGAGGAAGGAAAACAAGCGTACGAAGACGCCAAGAACTAA
- a CDS encoding MaoC/PaaZ C-terminal domain-containing protein: MILGKKRETPREWEAVSVGETDEFLRRVEDRDVLLYLGVTEDTNPLFLQSVYAEQTPYGHVVVPPGLLLGWVTGRVSKRLPGPGSRVVGQRITFPEAARHSSAIRLRLKVIGKDDGRHQLTLEVIGEDEDGRRVIDGELDVLGPPPTNRLFRDAYENF, encoded by the coding sequence ATGATCCTCGGAAAAAAACGGGAGACCCCGCGGGAGTGGGAGGCTGTCAGCGTAGGGGAGACGGATGAGTTTCTCCGGCGGGTGGAGGATCGGGACGTGCTCCTGTATCTGGGGGTGACGGAAGACACGAACCCCTTGTTTCTGCAATCGGTTTATGCGGAACAAACCCCTTACGGCCATGTGGTCGTTCCCCCGGGATTGCTCTTGGGTTGGGTGACCGGTCGCGTATCCAAGCGGCTGCCCGGTCCTGGAAGCCGGGTCGTCGGTCAACGGATCACCTTCCCTGAAGCGGCCCGTCACAGCTCCGCGATCCGATTGCGTTTGAAGGTGATCGGGAAAGACGATGGCCGGCATCAGCTTACCTTGGAAGTGATCGGCGAAGATGAGGATGGCCGCAGGGTGATCGACGGTGAGCTGGACGTGCTGGGACCACCGCCGACCAATCGGCTTTTTCGGGATGCGTATGAAAATTTTTAA
- a CDS encoding citrate/2-methylcitrate synthase has translation MTVTRGLEGVVALNSRISSIVDGVLTYRGINIDDLAEKASFEEVAFLLWNGRLPKREELDVLTKRLASDASLPQGIVEQLKAYPKNVHPMAALRTAVSALGLYDEQAEDNSEKANYDKAISLTAKMPTIVAALFRIRDGKEPVEPQDGKGFSYNFVYMLHGQEPDPVAVKAIDKALILHADHELNASTFASRVTTATLSDLYSAITTAIGTLKGPLHGGANERVMEMLEEEVGSVDKVEDVITRKLDNKEKIMGFGHRVYKDGDPRAKHLREMSRQMAELTGEPKWFEMSVQIDDLVQSKKGLKPNVDFYSASTYHYLGIPRNLFTPIFAISRVTGWTAHVLEQFSDNRLIRPRAEYVGPTNVTYVPIDQR, from the coding sequence ATGACGGTTACGAGAGGATTGGAGGGTGTCGTTGCACTCAACTCACGGATCAGTTCCATTGTCGATGGAGTGTTGACCTATCGGGGGATCAACATTGATGATTTGGCTGAAAAAGCCAGCTTTGAAGAAGTGGCCTTCCTGCTTTGGAACGGTCGCTTGCCCAAGCGGGAGGAGTTGGATGTGCTGACAAAGCGATTGGCCTCCGACGCTTCCTTGCCACAAGGGATTGTGGAGCAATTGAAAGCTTATCCCAAAAACGTCCATCCGATGGCTGCTCTTCGGACCGCCGTCTCCGCCCTTGGCTTGTACGATGAACAGGCAGAGGACAACAGTGAAAAGGCCAACTATGATAAAGCCATCAGTTTAACGGCTAAAATGCCGACGATCGTAGCGGCGCTGTTCCGCATCAGAGACGGTAAGGAGCCCGTGGAGCCTCAAGATGGGAAAGGTTTTTCCTACAACTTTGTTTACATGCTCCACGGGCAAGAGCCGGATCCGGTGGCGGTGAAGGCGATCGATAAGGCGTTGATCCTGCATGCGGACCATGAGCTGAATGCTTCCACGTTTGCCTCCCGGGTTACCACGGCTACCTTGTCGGATCTGTATTCCGCCATCACTACAGCCATCGGCACGTTAAAAGGACCTCTGCATGGCGGTGCCAACGAACGCGTCATGGAGATGCTGGAGGAGGAAGTCGGCAGCGTCGACAAGGTGGAAGACGTGATCACCCGTAAGTTGGACAACAAGGAGAAGATTATGGGCTTCGGCCATCGTGTTTACAAAGATGGTGACCCGCGGGCAAAGCACCTGCGCGAGATGTCGCGTCAAATGGCTGAACTGACGGGCGAACCCAAGTGGTTTGAGATGTCGGTTCAGATTGACGATCTCGTCCAAAGCAAAAAAGGATTGAAGCCCAACGTGGACTTCTATTCGGCTTCCACATACCATTACCTGGGGATTCCGCGCAACCTGTTTACTCCCATTTTCGCCATCAGCCGGGTGACAGGGTGGACCGCCCATGTGTTGGAGCAGTTTAGCGACAATCGTCTGATTCGACCCCGTGCCGAATACGTAGGACCGACCAATGTGACGTACGTGCCGATCGATCAGCGCTAA
- the icd gene encoding NADP-dependent isocitrate dehydrogenase: protein MALYEAPQQGEKIILQNGELQVPDHPIIPFIEGDGIGPDIWAAARRVLDASVEKAYGSTKKIEWFEIYAGEKAYKQFGEWLPAETLKTIEEYYVAIKGPLTTPVGGGIRSLNVALRQELDLFVCLRPVRYFNGVPSPVKRPEDVDMVIFRENSEDIYAGIEWEAESEDARKVIRFLREEMGVKKIRFPETSGIGVKPVSREGTERLVRSAIQYALDQGRKSVTLVHKGNIMKFTEGAFKSWGYELAAREFGDKVFTWAQYDEIKEKHGLDAANQAQAEAEAAGKIIVKDSIADAFLQQIMTRPAEYDVIATLNLNGDYISDALAAQVGGIGIAPGANINFESGHAIFEATHGTAPKYAGLDKVNPGSVILSGVLMLEHLGWQEAADRIYRAMDRTISQKQVTYDFARLMDGATELKCSQFATKLIENL, encoded by the coding sequence ATGGCACTGTATGAAGCGCCGCAACAAGGAGAGAAAATCATTCTTCAAAACGGGGAACTTCAAGTGCCCGATCATCCGATCATTCCGTTTATCGAAGGGGATGGAATCGGGCCGGACATCTGGGCTGCGGCTCGCCGCGTACTGGATGCGTCGGTGGAGAAAGCCTACGGATCCACCAAGAAGATCGAGTGGTTTGAAATCTATGCCGGTGAAAAGGCGTACAAGCAATTTGGGGAATGGTTGCCGGCGGAAACGCTGAAAACCATCGAAGAATACTATGTGGCCATCAAAGGGCCGTTGACCACGCCGGTGGGAGGAGGCATTCGCTCCCTCAACGTGGCGTTGAGGCAAGAATTGGACCTGTTTGTTTGTCTGCGTCCGGTCCGCTATTTCAACGGAGTTCCGTCCCCGGTGAAACGTCCGGAGGATGTGGATATGGTCATTTTCCGTGAAAACTCCGAGGATATTTACGCCGGGATTGAGTGGGAGGCCGAATCCGAGGATGCCCGCAAGGTGATTCGTTTCCTGCGCGAGGAAATGGGAGTCAAAAAGATCCGATTCCCCGAAACATCCGGAATTGGAGTGAAACCGGTTTCTCGCGAGGGAACGGAACGGTTGGTCCGGTCTGCCATCCAGTACGCCCTGGACCAGGGGCGCAAAAGCGTGACACTGGTTCACAAAGGAAACATTATGAAGTTCACCGAGGGAGCCTTCAAAAGCTGGGGGTACGAACTGGCCGCACGGGAGTTCGGGGACAAGGTGTTTACATGGGCTCAGTATGATGAGATCAAAGAAAAACACGGCCTGGACGCGGCCAATCAAGCACAAGCCGAAGCGGAAGCAGCCGGCAAGATCATCGTCAAGGACTCCATCGCAGATGCCTTCCTGCAACAGATTATGACCCGTCCTGCGGAGTATGACGTGATCGCCACCCTCAACCTGAACGGGGATTATATTTCCGATGCGTTAGCTGCCCAAGTGGGTGGGATCGGAATCGCACCGGGAGCCAATATCAACTTTGAATCGGGTCATGCCATCTTTGAAGCGACCCACGGCACCGCTCCGAAATATGCGGGATTGGATAAAGTGAACCCTGGATCGGTCATTCTGTCCGGCGTGCTGATGTTGGAACACCTGGGTTGGCAGGAAGCGGCCGACCGCATCTACCGAGCGATGGATCGGACAATCAGCCAGAAGCAAGTAACCTATGACTTTGCCCGGTTGATGGATGGTGCCACAGAACTGAAGTGCTCCCAATTTGCCACTAAACTGATCGAGAATTTATAA
- the mdh gene encoding malate dehydrogenase, whose amino-acid sequence MSIRRRKVSIIGSGFTGATTALMLAQKELGDIVLVDIPQAEGPTKGKALDMAQAGPVEGFDARITGTVDYADTQDSDLVIITAGIARKPGMSRDDLVSTNAKVMRAVTESVVKHSPNCTILVLTNPVDAMTYEVFRTSGFPKNRVIGQSGVLDTARFRTFIAQELNLSVEDVTGFVLGGHGDDMVPLVRYSYAGGIPLEKWLPKERLDAIVERTRKGGGEIVGLLGNGSAYYAPAASLVQMAEAILKDKRRVLPAIAYLEGEYGYKDMYLGVPVVLGGNGLEQVIELELTEEEKAALDRSADSVRSVMKVLG is encoded by the coding sequence ATGTCGATTCGCAGAAGAAAGGTTTCCATTATCGGCAGCGGCTTTACCGGAGCCACCACCGCATTGATGCTGGCGCAAAAAGAATTGGGGGATATCGTTCTGGTGGATATTCCGCAGGCGGAAGGTCCCACAAAAGGAAAAGCCTTGGATATGGCACAAGCGGGTCCGGTGGAAGGGTTTGATGCCCGCATCACCGGTACCGTCGATTATGCGGACACCCAAGACTCGGATTTGGTAATCATCACGGCGGGGATCGCCCGCAAACCGGGGATGAGCCGGGATGACTTAGTCAGCACCAATGCGAAAGTGATGCGTGCAGTCACCGAATCAGTAGTGAAACACTCCCCGAACTGTACGATCCTGGTGTTGACCAATCCGGTGGATGCGATGACCTATGAAGTGTTCCGTACTTCCGGTTTTCCTAAAAACCGGGTGATCGGCCAATCCGGTGTGTTGGACACTGCCCGTTTCCGCACCTTTATTGCCCAGGAACTGAATCTGTCCGTCGAGGATGTGACCGGGTTTGTTCTGGGAGGGCATGGAGACGACATGGTACCGCTGGTACGCTACTCGTATGCCGGTGGAATCCCGCTGGAAAAATGGCTGCCGAAAGAGCGGCTGGATGCCATCGTGGAACGCACCCGCAAAGGCGGCGGTGAGATCGTCGGTCTGCTGGGCAATGGAAGTGCCTACTACGCCCCTGCCGCTTCCCTGGTACAAATGGCGGAAGCGATTTTGAAAGACAAACGCCGCGTGTTGCCGGCGATCGCTTACTTGGAAGGCGAATACGGCTATAAGGATATGTACCTGGGCGTACCGGTCGTGTTGGGTGGCAATGGTCTGGAGCAAGTGATCGAGCTGGAGTTGACCGAGGAAGAGAAAGCAGCGCTGGATCGGTCGGCCGATTCGGTTCGCAGTGTGATGAAGGTATTGGGCTGA
- a CDS encoding response regulator transcription factor produces the protein MEKRVLVVDDEPSIVKLVQFNLEKEGCKVGVASDGETALQMVKEMKPDLLVLDLMLPKVDGLEVCKQVRRENHHLPILMLTAKTEEFDKVLGLELGADDYMTKPFSPRELVARVKAIFRRVDVSKDQAAHEKQTAMEVGDLVIDVEGYEVLRGGKSVDLTPKEFELLIYLANHRGRVLSRDQLLNAVWDYDYIGDTRIVDVHVSHLREKVEEDSRNPVYIKTVRGIGYKFEGPKHS, from the coding sequence ATGGAAAAGCGCGTCTTGGTGGTGGATGATGAGCCTTCGATTGTAAAACTGGTTCAGTTCAACCTGGAGAAGGAAGGCTGCAAGGTGGGAGTCGCTTCCGACGGAGAAACGGCCCTCCAGATGGTAAAAGAGATGAAACCCGATCTCTTGGTACTGGATTTGATGTTGCCCAAAGTGGACGGCCTGGAAGTGTGTAAACAGGTGCGCAGGGAAAATCATCATTTGCCCATCTTGATGTTGACGGCCAAGACAGAGGAGTTTGACAAAGTGTTGGGCCTAGAGTTAGGAGCCGACGACTATATGACCAAACCCTTCAGCCCGAGGGAACTGGTGGCCCGGGTAAAAGCGATTTTCCGCCGGGTGGATGTATCCAAGGATCAAGCGGCCCACGAGAAGCAAACGGCTATGGAAGTGGGAGACTTGGTCATCGATGTGGAAGGGTACGAAGTATTGCGCGGTGGCAAGTCCGTCGATCTGACACCGAAAGAGTTTGAACTCTTAATCTATCTGGCCAATCATCGGGGACGCGTGTTGTCCCGGGACCAACTGCTAAATGCTGTTTGGGATTATGACTATATCGGGGATACGAGGATCGTGGATGTCCATGTGAGCCATCTGCGGGAGAAGGTGGAGGAAGATTCCCGCAATCCCGTTTACATTAAGACAGTGCGCGGCATCGGATACAAGTTTGAAGGTCCGAAGCACTCATGA